A genomic stretch from Patagioenas fasciata isolate bPatFas1 chromosome 8, bPatFas1.hap1, whole genome shotgun sequence includes:
- the SFTPD gene encoding pulmonary surfactant-associated protein D isoform X2, whose product MLSYSSYMLTAVAALLVTCHALQKFPKVPRLAGIFGLPGRDDLRGQSPLPGLRNSLDTELYDILVDLGKRLSRLEGVLALNGKITEVGEKILASNGKEVDFASALESCKKAGGTLASPMNEEENNAVLSIVKQYNRYAYLGIKECDTSGQFKYIDGTPLNYTKWHQYEPNGKGKEKCVEMYTDGSWNDKKCNMDRLTICEF is encoded by the exons ATGTTGTCTTACTCATCATACATGCTCACAGCAGTAGCTGCTTTGCTAGTGACTTGCCACGCACTGCAGAAATTTCCAAAAGTTCCCAGGCTAGCTGGTATCTTTGGACTGCCTGGAAGGGATGATCTGAGAGGGCAGTCACCTCTACCAG GTCTGCGTAATTCTCTGGACACTGAGCTCTATGATATTTTAGTAGATTTGGGAAAACGACTTTCCAGACTTGAAGGCG TGCttgctttgaatgggaaaataacAGAAGTGGGAGAGAAAATACTTGCAAGCAATGGGAAGGAAGTTGATTTTGCATCTGCACTAGAATCCTGTAAAAAGGCTGGAGGAACTCTTGCAAGTCCCATGAATGAGGAGGAAAATAACGCTGTTTTGAGTATCGTGAAACAGTATAATCGATATGCTTACTTGGGCATTAAAGAATGTGACACTTCAGGTCAATTTAAGTATATAGATGGCACACCTCTGAATTATACCAAGTGGCACCAATATGAGCCTAAtggcaaagggaaagaaaaatgtgtaGAGATGTACACTGACGGGAGCTGGAATGACAAAAAATGCAACATGGATCGTCTCACAATCTGTGAATTTTAA
- the SFTPD gene encoding pulmonary surfactant-associated protein D isoform X1: MLSYSSYMLTAVAALLVTCHALQKFPKVPRLAGIFGLPGRDDLRGQSPLPGLIGPSGKLIWPPRNGLPCVHGLRNSLDTELYDILVDLGKRLSRLEGVLALNGKITEVGEKILASNGKEVDFASALESCKKAGGTLASPMNEEENNAVLSIVKQYNRYAYLGIKECDTSGQFKYIDGTPLNYTKWHQYEPNGKGKEKCVEMYTDGSWNDKKCNMDRLTICEF, translated from the exons ATGTTGTCTTACTCATCATACATGCTCACAGCAGTAGCTGCTTTGCTAGTGACTTGCCACGCACTGCAGAAATTTCCAAAAGTTCCCAGGCTAGCTGGTATCTTTGGACTGCCTGGAAGGGATGATCTGAGAGGGCAGTCACCTCTACCAG GTCTCATAGGACCCTCTGGAAAGCTGATTTGGCCTCCTAGAAATGGTCTTCCTTGTGTACACG GTCTGCGTAATTCTCTGGACACTGAGCTCTATGATATTTTAGTAGATTTGGGAAAACGACTTTCCAGACTTGAAGGCG TGCttgctttgaatgggaaaataacAGAAGTGGGAGAGAAAATACTTGCAAGCAATGGGAAGGAAGTTGATTTTGCATCTGCACTAGAATCCTGTAAAAAGGCTGGAGGAACTCTTGCAAGTCCCATGAATGAGGAGGAAAATAACGCTGTTTTGAGTATCGTGAAACAGTATAATCGATATGCTTACTTGGGCATTAAAGAATGTGACACTTCAGGTCAATTTAAGTATATAGATGGCACACCTCTGAATTATACCAAGTGGCACCAATATGAGCCTAAtggcaaagggaaagaaaaatgtgtaGAGATGTACACTGACGGGAGCTGGAATGACAAAAAATGCAACATGGATCGTCTCACAATCTGTGAATTTTAA